One Candidatus Lernaella stagnicola DNA window includes the following coding sequences:
- a CDS encoding HAD family hydrolase codes for MMGGNILLSVLEHVRRRTAERPLVIFDLDSTLFSTRHRSYQILLEAGRLHPALAEAVAKLRPDELGWWFHEDVREAGVADENLLDQLLAFWQERFFTNEYLAYDQPMPGAVDYVRRVFDAGATICYLTGRDYPNMKEGTVAGLLRHQFPYEDTRVALIMKEKFETPDEEHKRNAVECIRGLGEVVAAFDNEPELVNLMADSFPEAVIVWFHSIHSPTDIVPYPSVKRIASFEMDGT; via the coding sequence ATGATGGGCGGCAATATTCTGCTTTCGGTTCTCGAACATGTGCGCCGGCGCACCGCCGAGCGGCCCCTCGTGATTTTCGACCTCGACAGCACGTTGTTCAGCACCCGCCATCGCAGCTATCAAATACTTCTCGAGGCCGGGAGATTGCATCCCGCGCTAGCCGAAGCCGTGGCCAAGCTGAGGCCGGACGAGCTGGGCTGGTGGTTTCACGAAGATGTACGGGAAGCCGGCGTCGCCGACGAAAACCTGCTGGACCAATTGCTCGCGTTTTGGCAGGAGCGTTTCTTCACCAACGAATACTTGGCCTACGACCAGCCGATGCCCGGCGCCGTGGACTATGTGCGGCGCGTGTTCGACGCCGGCGCCACGATCTGCTACCTGACCGGCCGCGACTACCCGAACATGAAAGAGGGGACCGTCGCCGGTCTCCTGCGCCATCAGTTCCCCTATGAGGACACCCGTGTCGCGCTGATCATGAAAGAGAAATTCGAAACGCCCGACGAAGAACACAAGCGAAACGCCGTGGAATGCATTCGCGGCCTCGGCGAAGTGGTGGCCGCCTTCGACAACGAACCCGAACTAGTCAACTTAATGGCCGATAGTTTTCCTGAGGCGGTGATCGTGTGGTTCCATTCGATCCACAGCCCCACGGACATCGTTCCCTACCCGTCGGTAAAGCGTATTGCCTCGTTCGAAATGGACGGCACATGA